Proteins co-encoded in one Opitutus terrae PB90-1 genomic window:
- a CDS encoding DJ-1/PfpI family protein, with product MNKIIALVIAPGEFRDEEYIEPKTLFEQHGARTVTISTTLEPVTGMLGATVQATLLLKDAQADNFDAVVFVGGMGARRLYHEPEALRLARQAVAHNKVVGAICLAPNILAQAGVLKNRRATAWAFEVPAAEAVNQVGESVVRDGRIITANGPQAATPFAQAIAELLLAAPTPQ from the coding sequence ATGAACAAGATCATCGCCCTCGTCATCGCTCCCGGCGAGTTCCGGGATGAAGAATACATCGAGCCCAAGACGCTGTTCGAACAGCACGGCGCGCGCACGGTTACGATTTCCACCACGCTCGAGCCCGTCACCGGCATGCTGGGCGCCACCGTCCAAGCCACGCTGCTGCTGAAGGACGCGCAGGCGGACAACTTCGATGCGGTAGTCTTCGTCGGCGGCATGGGCGCCCGCAGACTCTATCATGAGCCGGAAGCACTGCGCCTCGCGCGCCAGGCAGTGGCGCACAACAAAGTGGTCGGAGCGATCTGCCTCGCCCCTAACATCCTTGCGCAGGCCGGTGTGTTGAAAAACCGTCGTGCCACCGCGTGGGCCTTCGAAGTCCCCGCGGCTGAGGCCGTCAATCAGGTTGGCGAGAGCGTCGTGCGCGACGGCCGGATCATCACCGCCAACGGTCCGCAAGCCGCCACGCCCTTCGCCCAAGCGATCGCCGAGCTGCTGCTGGCCGCACCGACCCCGCAATGA
- a CDS encoding GNAT family N-acetyltransferase, translated as MIQTRALVPADAGWAATLIRERWLGPFVVTRGRIHDTRELPGFVACADGRRLGLLLYVDESGDTEIVTLDALEQRRGIGRSLLAAVRSHALERGSRRVWLVTTNDNLAAIAFYTDCGFRLVDVHLDAVALARELKPEIPATGHSGLPLRDELEFSVSCESPEASI; from the coding sequence ATGATCCAAACCCGCGCGCTTGTCCCGGCGGATGCCGGGTGGGCCGCGACGCTGATCCGCGAACGCTGGCTGGGTCCGTTCGTTGTCACGCGCGGACGAATCCACGACACGCGCGAGTTGCCGGGTTTCGTCGCCTGCGCAGACGGCCGCCGGCTGGGGCTGCTTCTTTATGTGGACGAATCTGGTGACACGGAGATCGTCACATTGGATGCGCTTGAGCAACGCCGCGGTATCGGGCGATCCCTGCTCGCAGCCGTCCGCAGTCATGCGCTTGAGCGAGGATCCCGGCGAGTCTGGCTGGTCACGACGAATGACAATCTCGCCGCGATCGCGTTCTACACCGACTGCGGGTTCCGCCTGGTCGACGTCCACCTCGATGCCGTCGCGCTGGCCCGCGAGCTGAAACCGGAGATTCCCGCAACCGGCCACAGCGGCTTGCCCCTGCGGGACGAGCTTGAATTCAGCGTCTCCTGCGAGAGCCCGGAAGCTTCGATCTGA
- a CDS encoding DUF3788 domain-containing protein, with protein MPTTRLTDRAAPPTPDDLAYFLGQTAFERWNQMLTRIDALYPALFAPDWIYGGAKHGWALRFKKSKSFCTLIPEDGRVSIQIVFGADERAKMVTTRRRLTAASRKAYDNARAFHDGKWLYLTLSSAAVVEDVFQMLAVKRKPRRLMPIA; from the coding sequence ATGCCCACCACCCGATTGACTGATCGCGCAGCGCCGCCGACGCCCGACGATCTCGCGTACTTCCTGGGCCAGACTGCCTTCGAGCGCTGGAACCAGATGCTCACCCGAATCGACGCCCTCTACCCTGCCCTGTTTGCGCCAGACTGGATCTATGGCGGCGCCAAACACGGGTGGGCGTTGCGGTTCAAGAAAAGCAAATCGTTCTGCACGCTGATCCCGGAAGATGGCCGCGTCTCCATCCAAATCGTCTTCGGAGCGGACGAACGCGCGAAGATGGTGACGACCCGGCGCCGACTGACCGCAGCGAGCCGCAAGGCCTACGACAACGCCAGAGCCTTCCACGACGGCAAGTGGCTGTATCTGACGCTCAGCTCCGCGGCCGTGGTCGAGGACGTTTTTCAGATGCTCGCCGTGAAACGAAAGCCGCGCCGCCTGATGCCAATCGCGTAG
- a CDS encoding DUF5060 domain-containing protein produces the protein MRIRHSSICALASAAIYAVFTPAAAGAAALVAGKLEQWHKITLSIDGPEARETDTSPNPFLDYRMDVTFTHESGAPSYRVPGYFAVDGNAAETSAFAGRIWRAHLAPDKPGMWRYAVSFRRGPEVAVSTLEAGAPVDGCDGISGEFTVVPTDKTGRDFRAHGRLDYVGGRYLRFAGSGEYFLKVGADSPENLLGYSDFDGTRSNKPGTPARPDEAAPPSLLKTWQPHVRDWREGDPTWQHRKGKGLIGALNYLASTGCNAFSFLTYNAGGDGDDVWPFVERDDPLHFDCSKLDQWQIIFDHATALGLHLHFKLEETENDDNRPGGDGQIGDVPTALDRGKTGVERKLYLRELIARFAHELALNWNLGEENTLSTEQQQAMAAFIRDTDPYHHPIVLHTFPDWQERVYRPLLGDRSALTGVSLQTGWEQSHRRVLQWIEESAAAGKQWVVAHDEQNPHYTGVPPDTGWEGFDGTARPEKYSRPYTADDVRKHTLWGSLLAGGAGVEYYFGYTLPQNDLGAQDWRSRAQSWKWCDLALRFFRENAIPFWNMHNADELVGNPSHDNSRYCFAQPGEIYVVYLPNGGSAELDLGRGADGATFQVRWFNPREGGPLQSGNVSEVRGSGRVSLGEPPADAAADWVVLVARAPRP, from the coding sequence ATGCGAATCCGCCACAGCTCGATTTGCGCTCTGGCCAGTGCCGCCATCTACGCAGTCTTCACTCCTGCCGCCGCGGGTGCCGCGGCCTTGGTGGCCGGCAAACTCGAGCAATGGCACAAAATCACGCTCTCGATCGACGGGCCCGAGGCCCGCGAGACCGACACCTCGCCAAACCCGTTCCTCGACTACCGGATGGACGTCACATTCACGCACGAATCGGGCGCACCGAGCTACCGTGTGCCTGGTTATTTCGCCGTCGATGGCAACGCCGCTGAAACCTCCGCCTTCGCCGGCCGGATCTGGCGCGCACATCTCGCGCCCGACAAGCCGGGCATGTGGCGCTATGCGGTCTCGTTCCGTCGCGGGCCCGAGGTCGCGGTCAGCACTCTTGAAGCCGGCGCGCCGGTGGACGGCTGCGACGGCATCAGCGGTGAGTTCACCGTCGTCCCGACCGACAAGACCGGCCGCGATTTCCGCGCGCACGGCCGACTCGACTACGTGGGCGGCCGCTACCTCCGCTTTGCCGGCTCGGGCGAGTATTTCCTCAAGGTCGGCGCCGATTCGCCGGAGAACCTGCTCGGCTACTCCGACTTCGATGGCACGCGCTCGAACAAGCCCGGCACGCCCGCGCGCCCCGACGAAGCCGCGCCGCCTTCACTGCTGAAGACCTGGCAGCCCCACGTGCGCGATTGGCGCGAGGGCGATCCAACGTGGCAGCACCGCAAGGGCAAGGGCTTGATCGGCGCGCTCAACTATCTCGCAAGCACCGGCTGCAACGCGTTCTCCTTCCTCACCTACAACGCCGGCGGCGATGGCGACGACGTGTGGCCGTTCGTCGAACGCGATGATCCGCTCCATTTCGACTGTTCGAAGCTCGACCAGTGGCAGATCATCTTCGATCACGCCACCGCGCTCGGTCTGCACCTGCACTTCAAACTCGAGGAAACGGAAAACGACGACAACCGCCCCGGCGGCGATGGCCAGATCGGCGACGTGCCCACCGCACTCGACCGCGGCAAGACCGGCGTGGAGCGCAAGCTCTACCTGCGCGAGCTGATCGCTCGCTTCGCCCACGAGCTCGCACTCAACTGGAATCTCGGCGAGGAGAACACGCTTTCCACCGAGCAGCAGCAAGCGATGGCGGCCTTCATCCGCGACACGGACCCGTATCATCACCCGATCGTGCTCCACACGTTTCCCGATTGGCAGGAGCGCGTCTACCGACCGCTGCTCGGCGACCGCTCGGCGCTGACCGGCGTGTCGCTACAGACCGGCTGGGAGCAGTCGCATCGCCGCGTGCTGCAGTGGATCGAGGAATCGGCCGCGGCCGGAAAACAGTGGGTCGTCGCCCACGACGAGCAGAACCCGCACTACACCGGCGTGCCGCCGGACACCGGCTGGGAAGGTTTCGATGGCACGGCGCGCCCGGAAAAGTACAGCCGCCCTTACACCGCTGACGATGTCCGGAAACACACGCTCTGGGGCTCGCTGCTCGCGGGTGGCGCCGGCGTGGAATACTATTTCGGGTATACGCTCCCGCAAAACGACCTCGGCGCGCAGGACTGGCGCAGCCGCGCCCAATCCTGGAAGTGGTGCGACCTCGCGCTGCGGTTCTTCCGGGAGAACGCGATTCCGTTTTGGAACATGCACAACGCCGACGAGCTCGTCGGCAATCCGTCGCACGACAACTCGCGCTACTGCTTCGCGCAGCCTGGAGAAATCTATGTCGTCTATCTGCCGAACGGCGGCAGCGCCGAGCTCGATCTCGGCCGCGGCGCGGACGGCGCAACGTTCCAGGTGCGCTGGTTCAACCCGCGCGAGGGCGGCCCGCTGCAGTCCGGCAACGTGAGCGAAGTGAGAGGCTCCGGTCGCGTGTCGCTCGGCGAACCGCCGGCCGATGCCGCCGCCGACTGGGTTGTTCTCGTGGCACGCGCGCCCCGCCCGTGA
- a CDS encoding sensor histidine kinase, whose product MKRILRSFRWQLQVWHSLLLLIVLVAFCAMALFLEHQLMMRRIDQTLRLYAATVIEQTPQLPPEERGSRPGGRFRSDHAHEDFFEPSLSDEEAVAPAVAGARFYHVIWAGDKTVAQSADLPSDFPLTARLPSSNTEVLRTRQHYRELLAPGPHRTQIVVGRDVRGDLHHAWHHAWWLIAGGAGVLLAGIAGGSWIASRAIRPIVTISATAGKIAAGNLRERIDASRFASEFGPLAQTLNHTFDRLQSTLLRQVQFTADASHELRTPVSVTLLTSQSALSRERTPEEYREALATCERAAQRMRQLVESLLLLARLDARDDRTQHQPLELREVIAGAVELLQPLAARHGVTLETALAPASVHGDASQLAQVVTNLVGNAIHHSSREARVRIELTATASSAVLVVADNGEGISPADLPHIFDRFYRADKSRRQTEGRTGLGLAISKAIVEAHGGRIEATSELGRGSTFVVRLPICRPFASE is encoded by the coding sequence ATGAAACGAATCCTGCGCTCGTTTCGCTGGCAGCTCCAGGTCTGGCACTCGTTGTTGCTGTTGATCGTACTGGTGGCGTTCTGCGCCATGGCGCTGTTCCTCGAACATCAGCTGATGATGCGACGGATCGATCAGACCCTCCGCCTTTATGCAGCCACGGTCATCGAACAGACCCCGCAGTTGCCTCCCGAGGAGCGCGGCTCGCGTCCCGGCGGCCGCTTCCGCAGCGACCATGCCCACGAAGATTTTTTTGAACCCTCGCTCTCGGACGAGGAGGCGGTCGCTCCAGCCGTGGCCGGCGCGCGGTTCTATCATGTGATCTGGGCTGGTGACAAAACCGTGGCCCAATCCGCCGATCTGCCCTCCGACTTTCCCCTCACCGCCCGGCTCCCGAGCAGCAACACCGAGGTGCTGCGCACCCGCCAGCATTACCGCGAGTTGCTCGCCCCCGGCCCACACCGAACGCAGATCGTGGTCGGTCGCGACGTTCGAGGCGATCTCCACCATGCGTGGCATCACGCCTGGTGGCTGATCGCCGGCGGTGCCGGGGTGCTGCTCGCCGGTATCGCCGGCGGCTCGTGGATCGCGTCCCGCGCGATCCGGCCGATCGTGACGATCAGCGCGACCGCCGGGAAAATCGCGGCCGGCAACCTGCGGGAGCGAATCGATGCCTCGCGGTTCGCGAGCGAGTTCGGGCCGCTCGCGCAGACGCTGAACCATACCTTCGATCGGCTGCAGTCGACGCTGTTACGCCAGGTCCAGTTCACTGCCGACGCCTCGCACGAGTTGCGCACGCCCGTTTCCGTTACGTTGCTCACCAGCCAGTCGGCGCTGTCACGCGAGCGCACGCCAGAGGAGTATCGCGAGGCGCTCGCGACGTGCGAGCGCGCCGCCCAGCGGATGCGCCAACTGGTCGAATCGCTCCTGCTCCTCGCTCGGCTCGACGCCCGTGACGACCGAACGCAACACCAGCCGCTTGAGCTGCGCGAGGTGATCGCCGGCGCCGTCGAATTGTTGCAGCCGCTCGCGGCCCGGCACGGTGTGACCCTCGAAACCGCCTTGGCCCCGGCTTCGGTTCACGGCGATGCGAGCCAGCTGGCGCAGGTTGTGACGAACCTCGTCGGCAACGCGATTCATCACAGCTCGCGCGAAGCCCGCGTGCGGATCGAACTCACCGCGACGGCCTCTTCCGCCGTGCTTGTCGTCGCAGACAATGGAGAAGGCATCTCGCCGGCGGACCTGCCGCACATCTTCGACCGTTTCTATCGGGCGGACAAATCCCGGCGTCAGACCGAAGGCCGCACCGGCCTCGGTCTCGCGATCTCCAAGGCGATCGTCGAAGCGCACGGCGGCCGGATCGAAGCGACCAGCGAGCTCGGCCGCGGCAGTACATTTGTCGTCCGGCTGCCCATTTGCCGTCCGTTCGCGAGCGAGTGA
- a CDS encoding response regulator transcription factor: MRLLVVEDDPDLLANLLKALGEEGYAVDGADTGPEGLFKAESWDYDAIVLDVMLPELDGWTLLQRLRRTKRTPVLMLTARDATQDRVRGLDIGADDYLTKPFDLPELCARLRALIRRSCGEVHPRLALGDLVIDQTARTVTCKGATVPLTATEYALIEFLALHRGQVVSRTTLYEHLFDEAHDSLSNLLDVHVAHVRRKIGRDVIVTRRGHGYLIA; this comes from the coding sequence ATGAGATTGCTCGTCGTCGAAGATGATCCCGACCTGCTCGCCAACCTGCTCAAAGCACTCGGCGAGGAAGGCTACGCCGTCGACGGGGCCGATACCGGCCCCGAAGGCCTGTTCAAGGCCGAGTCTTGGGACTACGACGCGATCGTGCTCGACGTCATGCTGCCGGAGCTCGACGGGTGGACGCTGCTCCAGCGGCTGCGCCGCACCAAGCGCACCCCCGTGCTGATGCTCACCGCGCGCGACGCCACCCAGGATCGCGTGCGCGGACTCGACATCGGCGCCGACGATTATCTGACGAAACCTTTCGACCTGCCCGAGCTGTGCGCACGGCTGCGGGCGCTCATTCGCCGCAGCTGTGGCGAGGTCCACCCGCGCCTCGCGCTCGGCGATCTGGTCATCGACCAGACCGCGCGCACCGTGACGTGCAAGGGCGCGACGGTCCCGCTCACCGCGACCGAATACGCGCTGATCGAATTCCTCGCCTTGCACCGCGGCCAGGTCGTCTCACGCACCACGCTCTATGAGCATCTGTTCGACGAGGCGCACGACTCCCTCTCCAACCTCCTCGACGTCCATGTCGCTCACGTGCGCCGAAAAATCGGCCGCGACGTGATCGTCACCCGTCGTGGCCACGGCTACCTGATCGCATGA
- a CDS encoding DUF4405 domain-containing protein, with amino-acid sequence MNTLASDSSAPGGAVRKDRARVGTMAVAVASFALCGVTGVVMFLHRRGPLVDELHTWSGIALLVGMVLHLIRHRRSLAQYLRHWVVWAPLAVALFLSGVVLAVTNTRGHGPQVAGPTAQHNDEH; translated from the coding sequence ATGAATACTCTTGCTTCCGATTCCTCCGCTCCCGGCGGGGCTGTTCGCAAGGATCGCGCACGCGTCGGAACGATGGCCGTGGCCGTCGCGTCCTTCGCGCTCTGCGGCGTGACCGGCGTGGTGATGTTTCTCCACCGTCGCGGCCCGCTGGTGGATGAACTGCATACGTGGTCGGGCATCGCGCTGCTCGTTGGGATGGTCCTGCACCTGATTCGTCATCGCCGCTCGCTGGCCCAGTATCTCCGGCACTGGGTGGTGTGGGCGCCGCTGGCCGTGGCGCTGTTTCTCAGCGGCGTGGTGCTTGCTGTCACGAATACGCGGGGGCATGGGCCGCAGGTGGCCGGACCGACGGCGCAGCACAACGATGAGCACTGA
- a CDS encoding DUF5329 family protein: MKTVRLLLFLLAGTAVLSAAPRDEIEGLLCYLRKADGAVFIRNGHEHTPLEAETHLRLKWEKQGNRISSAEQFIALCGSRSSITGERYRIRFKDGQLRYTDEVLTEQLQRLRQRSR, encoded by the coding sequence ATGAAGACCGTCCGGCTGCTCCTGTTCCTGCTTGCCGGCACCGCCGTCCTCTCCGCCGCTCCGCGCGACGAGATCGAGGGCTTGCTGTGCTATCTCAGGAAGGCGGATGGCGCTGTATTCATCCGCAACGGCCATGAACACACGCCGCTCGAAGCCGAGACACATCTGCGCCTGAAATGGGAAAAGCAGGGCAACCGCATCAGCAGCGCCGAGCAGTTCATCGCCTTGTGCGGATCGAGGTCCTCGATCACCGGCGAGCGTTACCGGATCCGCTTCAAGGACGGCCAACTGCGCTACACCGACGAAGTGCTGACGGAGCAATTGCAGAGGCTCCGCCAGAGATCGCGATGA
- a CDS encoding Kelch repeat-containing protein, with amino-acid sequence MRLNDAVNPGGRSWSHSIAPDQNFLIFAGVIDANTPRADSLGDIDLYVSFRVNGRWQPGINLGPAVNTKEAEVWPRISRDGRDLFFNRQGPDARGIYQIKLEPLLAPLRPKTSAGAWNRLPDIPTARLAAGAVACNGELYVIGGCVVRDRAAHPIAAVEVFSPATGTWTTKAPLPTPRSNFGVAVADGRIFVIGGTLADNLSETDVVEAYDPVTDHWTRAASLPTARCQVGAAAVDGKIYAIGGNRHHEHAFEVYDPATDRWSKLPSLEAPRRDAGVVAMDGKIYVAVGLGADARNPLNRFQVYDPATQRWSERTAAQRPRCDSAIVALGSSIVVIGGWNRGPIVSVEEYVPTHDRWAARENLPVATQFHCAAALDYRLYVFTGAHRLPEATNVAWVWSPNSDLRDNADRFWPRFGSPPFHSFFRWVPLGCRCMCRFAGPVGISRAPVPAIVSMNTSSLDLAAALVRSVVWSAPTVQRTFRALGASLSVCGVFGSIPAAHGAVRVYRHEIVCEGLPSNFDGLRIVHLSDVHAASLGHDGARIADELTAAVNAERPDLVVYTGDYGAPVDFARGPDLLGRLQTSLGKFAVLGNHDFGEQERASDNWTSPADKRRKIALLADAFRERGFSLLVNEAAVLSRGSQRLAVLGVGVHDSHHGFADADLPAAAAMAGETPFRMLLAHSPEYWETAVQGRSAIDLTLVGHTHGAQIGLGFGRFVWSPAAWQFRHWGGLYHEGAQWLNVNRGIGYVGVRFRFNMPADVSVLTLRTQRASGASVR; translated from the coding sequence ATGAGATTGAACGACGCCGTCAATCCCGGCGGCCGTTCTTGGTCCCACAGCATCGCGCCAGACCAGAACTTTCTCATCTTCGCCGGAGTCATCGATGCGAACACGCCGCGCGCCGACTCGCTCGGCGACATCGACCTCTACGTCAGCTTCCGCGTGAACGGCCGTTGGCAACCGGGCATCAATCTCGGTCCGGCGGTCAACACCAAGGAAGCCGAAGTGTGGCCGCGGATTTCGCGCGATGGCCGCGACCTCTTCTTCAACCGGCAAGGTCCCGACGCCCGCGGCATTTACCAGATCAAGCTCGAGCCGCTGCTCGCCCCGCTGCGCCCGAAAACGTCGGCCGGAGCATGGAACCGGCTGCCGGACATCCCGACCGCGCGACTCGCGGCTGGCGCCGTCGCTTGCAACGGCGAGCTCTACGTGATCGGCGGCTGCGTCGTTCGCGATCGCGCCGCGCACCCGATCGCTGCCGTCGAGGTGTTTTCTCCGGCCACCGGCACATGGACAACGAAGGCTCCGCTGCCGACGCCGCGCAGCAATTTCGGCGTCGCGGTCGCCGATGGCCGGATCTTCGTCATCGGCGGGACGCTCGCCGACAATCTGTCGGAAACGGACGTCGTCGAGGCTTACGATCCTGTCACTGATCACTGGACTCGCGCCGCATCGTTGCCGACCGCTCGTTGCCAGGTGGGCGCGGCGGCCGTCGACGGGAAGATCTACGCCATCGGTGGCAACCGCCATCACGAACATGCCTTCGAGGTCTATGATCCGGCGACCGACCGGTGGTCAAAGCTGCCATCACTCGAAGCCCCGCGGCGCGACGCCGGCGTCGTGGCCATGGACGGCAAGATCTACGTCGCGGTTGGGCTCGGCGCCGACGCGCGAAATCCGCTGAATCGGTTCCAGGTCTACGATCCTGCGACGCAGCGGTGGAGCGAACGCACTGCCGCGCAGCGGCCGCGTTGCGACTCCGCGATCGTAGCGTTGGGATCCTCGATCGTCGTGATCGGCGGCTGGAATCGCGGTCCGATCGTCTCGGTCGAGGAATATGTGCCCACCCACGACCGCTGGGCCGCGCGCGAGAACCTGCCGGTTGCGACCCAATTCCACTGCGCCGCAGCTCTCGACTACCGACTCTACGTGTTCACCGGCGCCCACCGGCTGCCTGAAGCCACGAACGTGGCCTGGGTTTGGTCGCCTAATTCGGATCTTCGCGATAACGCCGATCGCTTCTGGCCGCGGTTCGGGTCCCCGCCGTTTCATTCGTTCTTCAGGTGGGTTCCGCTAGGATGCCGCTGCATGTGCCGCTTCGCGGGCCCCGTCGGGATCTCGCGAGCGCCGGTCCCTGCGATCGTCTCCATGAATACGTCGTCACTCGATTTGGCTGCTGCGCTGGTCCGCTCTGTCGTTTGGTCCGCGCCCACCGTGCAGCGGACCTTCCGCGCGCTCGGCGCCAGCCTGAGCGTCTGCGGGGTCTTCGGGAGCATCCCCGCCGCCCACGGCGCGGTGCGAGTTTACCGGCACGAAATCGTCTGCGAAGGTCTGCCGTCCAACTTCGACGGGCTGCGCATCGTCCATTTGTCCGACGTGCATGCGGCGAGCCTTGGCCATGACGGCGCTCGCATCGCCGATGAGCTGACGGCGGCCGTCAACGCCGAACGGCCCGATCTCGTCGTGTACACCGGCGACTACGGCGCGCCCGTGGATTTCGCGCGCGGGCCGGACCTCCTCGGGCGTTTGCAGACGTCGCTCGGGAAATTCGCGGTGTTGGGCAACCATGATTTCGGCGAGCAGGAACGCGCTTCCGACAACTGGACCTCGCCCGCGGACAAGCGGCGCAAGATCGCCCTGCTGGCCGACGCGTTTCGCGAACGTGGTTTCTCCCTGCTCGTGAACGAGGCGGCGGTGCTCTCGCGTGGTTCGCAACGTCTCGCGGTCCTCGGCGTCGGCGTGCATGATTCGCACCACGGTTTCGCCGACGCCGATCTCCCCGCGGCGGCCGCCATGGCCGGTGAGACTCCCTTCCGCATGCTGCTCGCGCACAGCCCGGAGTATTGGGAAACCGCCGTACAAGGCCGCAGCGCGATCGATCTGACCCTCGTCGGTCACACGCATGGCGCGCAAATCGGGCTCGGCTTCGGCCGCTTCGTCTGGAGCCCGGCCGCGTGGCAGTTCCGTCATTGGGGCGGGCTGTATCACGAGGGCGCCCAATGGCTGAACGTCAATCGCGGCATCGGCTACGTTGGCGTGCGCTTTCGGTTCAATATGCCCGCCGACGTCTCCGTGCTCACCTTGCGCACCCAACGTGCATCCGGAGCTTCGGTGCGCTAG